Proteins co-encoded in one Scylla paramamosain isolate STU-SP2022 chromosome 43, ASM3559412v1, whole genome shotgun sequence genomic window:
- the LOC135093564 gene encoding ribonuclease 3-like isoform X1 codes for MSGSGGVWPGSGGGALATAGWFFPEAENTVPANQWSSAGCASCGTDQHAPVPAVTPQQHSSCPYHHQHHAPGPPYTSQSVPEVPPYPPTVPPPSHYHPPHYSQPYPTQYSMPLRPCSEQGGPASVTTMRPPGPPPPILSYPPPGPSPGSPSCPPPAPPYTGAPGYSWGPTPLPSQISQVGSSAQGSQRIVHPEQPWPHQEWEESCPPAHHDHTPRHASRPSLDSRGREHDLPPRPDNRTSHSSRYDSDRRSLEPKYKEDRGYGGENRWLERGRKRSVSPSEYSSRRSDSGCYSPSSRSSRKPHSRCEKERSSIEPRYKRERRYSTYPEDKWMDRGSRSSSSSSKRSRSPAEAAPRRRDTRNYSPPSRASHDPRERSQGSHSRAARKSRSPGRRSLHSRSPIRKRPPPVHSPEPQRNRTPDQAAAAAAAAATAARKAESIGRQASPDADQIDALIEKEMQKAVEEEEEETKTPWVRSAPADLYYQRDDKNPLVTRATKKLMALCDVFDEKLVKRGERVRQEKKQKAEKNKEAPQQLTVCRSGCNKTKIGTEEGDGKNLSKEDTVIGDRKDKTEGSEDSAKESTSSGIAVPLLAECEGVKGQAASEVVKSGSHHRHHKKKKKKENKDTDKASGQSSSSSSSSSSSSSSSSSSSSSEGDDSSSSEEDDESEMDRISKELEKKRNHPDRLHPELWFNDPGEMNDGPLCRCSLKAQRSGIRHGYYVGEDNLNKCDPWTNNADRLHHYLITISPPTNFLIKTPTVIMHDSHEFIFEGFSLLSHHPLEEVPTCRVIRFNIEYTILYIQEKIPDNFCIQELNLLYQYLFLELLELVDLNLKSMGDSDGCPRFHFMPRFVRKLADNGKEILSMNEVLSSLLKNSGPLVQPEDLAHLLSMSQYQWQNYADQLKGMVVTCPGMKPSSIRVDQLDRDQVSEETINYPVIVHFGIRPPQLSYAGNPEYQKAWREYVKFRHLLANMPKPSFEDKRRLEAKENRLQEMRMTSKMKRDVTVAVSSQGFYRTGIMCDVVQHAMLLPVLVCHLRFHQSLEVLEECIGYKFQTRFLLQLALTHPSYRENFGTNPDHARNSLTNCGIRQPEYGDRRIHYMNTRKRGINTLINIMSRFGRNLETESKITHNERLEFLGDAVVEFLTSIHLFHLFPSLEEGGLATYRAAIVQNQHLAVLAEKLRLDQFMLYAHGSDLCHDFELRHAMANCFEALMGAIFLDSGIEEADKVLSSTLFKGEAVLHSIWVHYPLHPIQEQEPHGDRKWIKSFPILTKLSKFEESIGVEFKHIRLLARAFTDRSIGFNNLTLGSNQRLEFLGDTVLQLVSSEYLYRHFPEHHEGHLSLLRSSLVNNRTQAVVCDDLGMTSYAMYSHLKTELKTKDRADLLEAFLGALYIDRGLKYCRTFCQVCFFPRLHQFIMNQDWNDPKSKLQQCCLTLRTMDGGEPDIPIYKVIECKGPTNTRVYTVAVYFRGRRLAKASGHSIQQAEMNAAREALMNSKELFPQLDHQRRVIEKSVKIQGIGKQDSQDREKERGRDRNGRGHWREEERRGDRERPRDRDKLDSKDFERTRDGEKRDMREKYQNTADSEKSTEAKIFENDKSYSDREGERERGERNYTDGERGDSKRGRTDLEDDRRYRMDSDNSRTSGVEPRSRGHSRYVTKDVADSDKHRDRHKAHSRTRRSESPHELNTKSTHHARDDYSRKQIRSDW; via the exons ATGAGTGGAAGTGGCGGAGTGTGGCCAGGCAGCGGAGGCGGGGCACTGGCCACTGCAGGCTGGTTCTTCCCTGAGGCAGAGAACACTGTGCCAGCCAACCAGTGGAGCAGTGCAGGCTGTGCCTCCTGTGGCACTGACCAGCATGCTCCAGTGCCAGCTGTCACTCCTCAGCAGCACAGCAGCTGCCcctaccatcaccagcaccatgcCCCAGGCCCACCCTACACCTCCCAGAGTGTGCCGGAGGTACCCCCATATCCTCCCACTGTCCCCCCACCCAGCCACTACCATCCACCACACTACAGCCAGCCCTACCCCACCCAGTACAGCATGCCCCTACGGCCGTGCTCAGAGCAAGGGGGCCCCGCCTCCGTCACCACTATGAGGCCACCAGGACCGCCCCCTCCCATCTTATCCTATCCCCCACCTGGCCCCTCCCCTGGGTCCCCATCCTGtccccctcctgcccctccatACACTGGTGCCCCAGGATACAGCTGGGGCCCCACACCACTGCCTTCACAGATATCTCAGGTTGGCAGCTCAGCACAGGGATCACAGAGAATTGTGCATCCTGAG CAGCCATGGCCACACCAAGAGTGGGAGGAAAGCTGTCCACCTGCCCACCATGACCACACACCACGACATGCCTCTCGCCCCAGCCTGGACAGCAGGGGAAGAGAGCACGACTTGCCTCCCCGGCCAGACAACAGGACCTCCCACTCCTCGAG GTATGACAGTGACCGGCGCAGCTTGGAACCCAAGTACAAGGAGGATCGTGGCTATGGGGGCGAGAACCGGTggctggagagagggagaaagcgTTCTGTCAGTCCCTCCGAGTATTCCAGCCGTAGGAGTGACAGTGGCTGCTACTCTCCATCTTCCAGATCTTCAAGGAAGCCACACTCTAG atgtgaaaaggaaagaagcagcATTGAGCCGAGGTACAAGAGGGAGCGCAGGTATTCTACATACCCTGAAGACAAGTGGATGGACAgaggcagcaggagcagcagcagcagcagcaagcggTCTCGCAGCCCTGCTGAGGCTGCCCCTCGGAGGCGAGACACAAGGAACTACTCACCACCCTCCAGGGCTTCACATGACCCGCGGGAAAG GTCACAGGGCAGCCACAGCAGAGCGGCAAGGAAGTCAAGAAGCCCAGGGCGCCGGTCCCTGCATTCCAGGTCACCGATCAGAAAGAG ACCACCTCCTGTACACAGCCCAGAGCCTCAGCGCAACAGGACTCCTgaccaagcagcagcagcagcagcagcagcagccactgCTGCCAGGAAAGCTGAGTCCATTGGAAGGCAAGCAAGTCCAGATGCTGACCAGATTGATGCACTCATagagaaggaaatgcagaaggctgtggaggaggaggaagaggaaacaaaaactcCTTGGGTTCGCTCTGCCCCTGCTGACCTGTACTACCAGCGAGATGACAA GAATCCTCTTGTAACACGAGCCACAAAAAAGTTGATGGCTCTCTGTGATGTGTTTGATGAGAAGttggtgaagagaggagagcgagTCAGgcaagagaagaaacagaaggctgagaagaacaaggaggcaCCACAACAGCTGACAG TGTGCAGGAGTGGATGCAACAAAACAAAGATTGGCACTGAGGAAGGTGATGGAAAGAACCTGTCAAAGGAGGACACAGTCATTGGGGACAGAAAAGACAAGACTGAAGGCAGTGAAGACAGTGCCAAGGAGAGCACCAGCTCAGGCATTGCTGTGCCACTCCTGGCAGAGTGTGAGGGTGTGAAGGGCCAGGCAGCCTCAGAAGTGGTCAAGTCAGGGAGTCATCACAGAcatcacaagaagaagaagaagaaagaaaacaaggacacAGATAAGGCATCTGggcaaagcagcagcagcagcagcagcagcagcagcagcagcagtagcagtagtagcagtagcagcagtgagGGTGATGACAGCTCAAGcagtgaagaggatgatgagAGTGAGATGGATAGGATATCCAAGGAACTGGAGAAGAAACGCAACCACCCAGACAGACTCCATCCAGAGCTGTGGTTCAATGACCCAGGGGAG ATGAATGATGGGCCCTTGTGCCGCTGCTCCCTGAAGGCCCAGCGGTCAGGGATTCGCCATGGCTATTATGTGGGGGAGGACAATCTCAACAAGTGTGACCCCTGGACTAACAATGCTGATCGTCTTCACCATTATCTCATCACCATCTCACCACCAACTAACTTCCTG ATCAAGACACCCACAGTCATCATGCATGACAGCCATGAGTTCATCTTTGAGGGGTTTTCCCTGCTGTCACACCACCCCCTGGAGGAAGTCCCTACCTGCCGGGTGATTCGCTTCAACATTGAGTACACCATCCTGTACATCCAGGAGAAGATACCGGACAACTTTTGCATCCAGGAGCTGAACCTGCTGT ACCAGTATCTCTTTCTGGAACTCCTGGAGCTTGTTGATCTGAACCTCAAGTCAATGGGAGACAGTGACGGCTGTCCAAGGTTCCACTTCATGCCGAGATTTGTACGTAAACTTGCAG ATAATGGCAAAGAGATCCTGTCCATGAATGAAGTCCTAAGTTCATTGTTGAAGAACAGCGGCCCCTTGGTACAGCCTGAGGACCTGGCACATCTGCTCAGCATGTCTCAGTACCAGTGGCAGAATTATGCTGACCAGCTCAAGG GTATGGTGGTGACTTGTCCTGGCATGAAGCCCAGCAGCATTCGGGTTGACCAGCTGGATCGAGACCAGGTCAGTGAAGAGACCATCAACTACCCTGTTATTGTCCATTTTGGCATACGTCCACCTCAGCTCTCCTACGCTGGCAATCCGGA GTACCAGAAGGCGTGGCGAGAGTACGTCAAGTTCAGGCACCTGCTGGCCAACATGCCCAAGCCTTCCTTTGAGGACAAGAGGCGACTTGAGGCCAAGGAGAACAGGCTGCAGGAGATGAGAATGACCTCAAAGATGAAGAGAGACGTAACTGTGGCTGTGTCTTCCCAGGGATTCTACAGGACTGGCATTATGTGTGATGTAGTGCAG CACGCAATGTTGCTGCCAGTGCTGGTGTGTCACCTTCGTTTCCACCAGTCCCTTGAGGTGCTGGAGGAATGCATCGGATACAAGTTCCAGACCAGGTTTCTCCTTCAGCTGGCCCTCACCCATCCCTCCTACAG GGAAAACTTTGGCACAAATCCAGATCACGCCAGGAATTCTCTCACCAACTGTGGCATCCGACAGCCAGAGTATGGTGACCGGCGCATCCATTACATGAACACACGGAAGAGAG GCATCAACACTCTCATCAATATCATGTCAAGATTTGGCCGCAACTTGGAGACTGAAAGCAAAATAACGCACAATGAACGCTTGGAATTCTTAGGAGATGCTGTAGTGGAGTTCCTCACTTCCATTCACCTATTCCACTTGTTTCCCAGCTTGGAGGAAGGAGGACTGGCAACGTACAG GGCAGCTATTGTGCAGAACCAGCACCTGGCTGTCCTGGCAGAGAAGTTGCGTTTGGACCAGTTCATGCTGTACGCTCACGGATCAGATCTCTGTCATGACTTTGAGCTACGACACGCCATGGCCAATTGTTTTGAGGCCTTGATGGGGGCAATATTCCTGGATTCTGGTATTGAG GAAGCTGACAAGGTGTTGAGCTCTACCTTGTTCAAGGGAGAGGCTGTGCTGCATTCCATCTGGGTTCACTACCCGCTGCATCCCATCCAAGAGCAGGAGCCTCATGGGGACCGCAAGTGGATCAAGTCCTTCCCCATTCTCACT AAACTGTCCAAGTTTGAGGAGTCCATCGGCGTAGAGTTTAAGCACATCCGGCTGCTGGCTCGCGCCTTCACTGACCGCAGTATTGGCTTCAACAACCTTACTTTGGGCTCCAACCAGCGGCTGGAGTTTCTGGGAGACACAGTCCTTCAGCTGGTGTCCTCAGAGTACCTCTACCGCCACTTTCCCGAGCACCACGAGGGGCATCTCTCA TTACTGCGCTCCTCCTTGGTCAACAACCGCACGCAGGCCGTGGTGTGTGATGACCTGGGCATGACCTCGTACGCCATGTACTCCCACCTGAAGACTGAGCTCAAGACGAAGGACAGAGCTGACCTGCTGGAAGCCTTCCTGGGTGCTCTGTACATTGACAGG GGTCTGAAGTACTGCCGCACATTCTGTCAGGTGTGCTTCTTCCCACGCCTGCACCAGTTCATCATGAACCAGGACTGGAATGACCCCAAGAGCAAGCTGCAGCAGTGTTGCCTTACCCTGCGTACCATGGATGGGGGCGAGCCAGACATTCCCATATACAA agtCATCGAGTGCAAGGGACCCACCAATACCCGTGTGTACACAGTAGCGGTGTACTTTCGGGGCAGACGCCTCGCCAAAGCTTCAGGCCACTCCATCCAGCAGGCCGAGATGAATGCTGCCAGGGAGGCCCTCATGAACTCCAAAG AACTGTTCCCTCAACTGGATCATCAGCGGAGAGTGATTGAAAAAAGTGTCAAGATACAAGGCATTGGCAAGCAGGACTCccaagacagagagaaggagcgtgggagggacaggaatgggaggggacactggagagaggaagaaagacgtggagacagagagagaccaAGAGACAGAGATAAACTAGACAGTAAAGACTTTGAGAGAAccagagatggagaaaaaagagacatgagagagaagtaccaaaacactgcagaTTCTGAAAAATCAACAGAAGCAAAAATATTTGAGAATGACAAATCATATTcagatagggagggagagagagagagaggagagaggaattacacagatggagaaagaggagattctaagagaggaaggacagactTAGAGGATGACAGGAGGTACAGGATGGACAGTGACAACAGCAGGACTTCAGGGGTTGAGCCAAGATCCCGCGGGCACTCCAGATACGTCACTAAGGATGTGGCTGACTCAGACAAGCACCGAGACAGACACAAGGCACACAGCCGCACCAGACGCAGTGAAAGTCCACATGAATTGAACACAAAGAGCACACACCACGCCAGAGATGATTACAGTCGCAAGCAGATCAGGTCCGACTGGTGA
- the LOC135093564 gene encoding ribonuclease 3-like isoform X2, with product MSGSGGVWPGSGGGALATAGWFFPEAENTVPANQWSSAGCASCGTDQHAPVPAVTPQQHSSCPYHHQHHAPGPPYTSQSVPEVPPYPPTVPPPSHYHPPHYSQPYPTQYSMPLRPCSEQGGPASVTTMRPPGPPPPILSYPPPGPSPGSPSCPPPAPPYTGAPGYSWGPTPLPSQISQVGSSAQGSQRIVHPEPWPHQEWEESCPPAHHDHTPRHASRPSLDSRGREHDLPPRPDNRTSHSSRYDSDRRSLEPKYKEDRGYGGENRWLERGRKRSVSPSEYSSRRSDSGCYSPSSRSSRKPHSRCEKERSSIEPRYKRERRYSTYPEDKWMDRGSRSSSSSSKRSRSPAEAAPRRRDTRNYSPPSRASHDPRERSQGSHSRAARKSRSPGRRSLHSRSPIRKRPPPVHSPEPQRNRTPDQAAAAAAAAATAARKAESIGRQASPDADQIDALIEKEMQKAVEEEEEETKTPWVRSAPADLYYQRDDKNPLVTRATKKLMALCDVFDEKLVKRGERVRQEKKQKAEKNKEAPQQLTVCRSGCNKTKIGTEEGDGKNLSKEDTVIGDRKDKTEGSEDSAKESTSSGIAVPLLAECEGVKGQAASEVVKSGSHHRHHKKKKKKENKDTDKASGQSSSSSSSSSSSSSSSSSSSSSEGDDSSSSEEDDESEMDRISKELEKKRNHPDRLHPELWFNDPGEMNDGPLCRCSLKAQRSGIRHGYYVGEDNLNKCDPWTNNADRLHHYLITISPPTNFLIKTPTVIMHDSHEFIFEGFSLLSHHPLEEVPTCRVIRFNIEYTILYIQEKIPDNFCIQELNLLYQYLFLELLELVDLNLKSMGDSDGCPRFHFMPRFVRKLADNGKEILSMNEVLSSLLKNSGPLVQPEDLAHLLSMSQYQWQNYADQLKGMVVTCPGMKPSSIRVDQLDRDQVSEETINYPVIVHFGIRPPQLSYAGNPEYQKAWREYVKFRHLLANMPKPSFEDKRRLEAKENRLQEMRMTSKMKRDVTVAVSSQGFYRTGIMCDVVQHAMLLPVLVCHLRFHQSLEVLEECIGYKFQTRFLLQLALTHPSYRENFGTNPDHARNSLTNCGIRQPEYGDRRIHYMNTRKRGINTLINIMSRFGRNLETESKITHNERLEFLGDAVVEFLTSIHLFHLFPSLEEGGLATYRAAIVQNQHLAVLAEKLRLDQFMLYAHGSDLCHDFELRHAMANCFEALMGAIFLDSGIEEADKVLSSTLFKGEAVLHSIWVHYPLHPIQEQEPHGDRKWIKSFPILTKLSKFEESIGVEFKHIRLLARAFTDRSIGFNNLTLGSNQRLEFLGDTVLQLVSSEYLYRHFPEHHEGHLSLLRSSLVNNRTQAVVCDDLGMTSYAMYSHLKTELKTKDRADLLEAFLGALYIDRGLKYCRTFCQVCFFPRLHQFIMNQDWNDPKSKLQQCCLTLRTMDGGEPDIPIYKVIECKGPTNTRVYTVAVYFRGRRLAKASGHSIQQAEMNAAREALMNSKELFPQLDHQRRVIEKSVKIQGIGKQDSQDREKERGRDRNGRGHWREEERRGDRERPRDRDKLDSKDFERTRDGEKRDMREKYQNTADSEKSTEAKIFENDKSYSDREGERERGERNYTDGERGDSKRGRTDLEDDRRYRMDSDNSRTSGVEPRSRGHSRYVTKDVADSDKHRDRHKAHSRTRRSESPHELNTKSTHHARDDYSRKQIRSDW from the exons ATGAGTGGAAGTGGCGGAGTGTGGCCAGGCAGCGGAGGCGGGGCACTGGCCACTGCAGGCTGGTTCTTCCCTGAGGCAGAGAACACTGTGCCAGCCAACCAGTGGAGCAGTGCAGGCTGTGCCTCCTGTGGCACTGACCAGCATGCTCCAGTGCCAGCTGTCACTCCTCAGCAGCACAGCAGCTGCCcctaccatcaccagcaccatgcCCCAGGCCCACCCTACACCTCCCAGAGTGTGCCGGAGGTACCCCCATATCCTCCCACTGTCCCCCCACCCAGCCACTACCATCCACCACACTACAGCCAGCCCTACCCCACCCAGTACAGCATGCCCCTACGGCCGTGCTCAGAGCAAGGGGGCCCCGCCTCCGTCACCACTATGAGGCCACCAGGACCGCCCCCTCCCATCTTATCCTATCCCCCACCTGGCCCCTCCCCTGGGTCCCCATCCTGtccccctcctgcccctccatACACTGGTGCCCCAGGATACAGCTGGGGCCCCACACCACTGCCTTCACAGATATCTCAGGTTGGCAGCTCAGCACAGGGATCACAGAGAATTGTGCATCCTGAG CCATGGCCACACCAAGAGTGGGAGGAAAGCTGTCCACCTGCCCACCATGACCACACACCACGACATGCCTCTCGCCCCAGCCTGGACAGCAGGGGAAGAGAGCACGACTTGCCTCCCCGGCCAGACAACAGGACCTCCCACTCCTCGAG GTATGACAGTGACCGGCGCAGCTTGGAACCCAAGTACAAGGAGGATCGTGGCTATGGGGGCGAGAACCGGTggctggagagagggagaaagcgTTCTGTCAGTCCCTCCGAGTATTCCAGCCGTAGGAGTGACAGTGGCTGCTACTCTCCATCTTCCAGATCTTCAAGGAAGCCACACTCTAG atgtgaaaaggaaagaagcagcATTGAGCCGAGGTACAAGAGGGAGCGCAGGTATTCTACATACCCTGAAGACAAGTGGATGGACAgaggcagcaggagcagcagcagcagcagcaagcggTCTCGCAGCCCTGCTGAGGCTGCCCCTCGGAGGCGAGACACAAGGAACTACTCACCACCCTCCAGGGCTTCACATGACCCGCGGGAAAG GTCACAGGGCAGCCACAGCAGAGCGGCAAGGAAGTCAAGAAGCCCAGGGCGCCGGTCCCTGCATTCCAGGTCACCGATCAGAAAGAG ACCACCTCCTGTACACAGCCCAGAGCCTCAGCGCAACAGGACTCCTgaccaagcagcagcagcagcagcagcagcagccactgCTGCCAGGAAAGCTGAGTCCATTGGAAGGCAAGCAAGTCCAGATGCTGACCAGATTGATGCACTCATagagaaggaaatgcagaaggctgtggaggaggaggaagaggaaacaaaaactcCTTGGGTTCGCTCTGCCCCTGCTGACCTGTACTACCAGCGAGATGACAA GAATCCTCTTGTAACACGAGCCACAAAAAAGTTGATGGCTCTCTGTGATGTGTTTGATGAGAAGttggtgaagagaggagagcgagTCAGgcaagagaagaaacagaaggctgagaagaacaaggaggcaCCACAACAGCTGACAG TGTGCAGGAGTGGATGCAACAAAACAAAGATTGGCACTGAGGAAGGTGATGGAAAGAACCTGTCAAAGGAGGACACAGTCATTGGGGACAGAAAAGACAAGACTGAAGGCAGTGAAGACAGTGCCAAGGAGAGCACCAGCTCAGGCATTGCTGTGCCACTCCTGGCAGAGTGTGAGGGTGTGAAGGGCCAGGCAGCCTCAGAAGTGGTCAAGTCAGGGAGTCATCACAGAcatcacaagaagaagaagaagaaagaaaacaaggacacAGATAAGGCATCTGggcaaagcagcagcagcagcagcagcagcagcagcagcagcagtagcagtagtagcagtagcagcagtgagGGTGATGACAGCTCAAGcagtgaagaggatgatgagAGTGAGATGGATAGGATATCCAAGGAACTGGAGAAGAAACGCAACCACCCAGACAGACTCCATCCAGAGCTGTGGTTCAATGACCCAGGGGAG ATGAATGATGGGCCCTTGTGCCGCTGCTCCCTGAAGGCCCAGCGGTCAGGGATTCGCCATGGCTATTATGTGGGGGAGGACAATCTCAACAAGTGTGACCCCTGGACTAACAATGCTGATCGTCTTCACCATTATCTCATCACCATCTCACCACCAACTAACTTCCTG ATCAAGACACCCACAGTCATCATGCATGACAGCCATGAGTTCATCTTTGAGGGGTTTTCCCTGCTGTCACACCACCCCCTGGAGGAAGTCCCTACCTGCCGGGTGATTCGCTTCAACATTGAGTACACCATCCTGTACATCCAGGAGAAGATACCGGACAACTTTTGCATCCAGGAGCTGAACCTGCTGT ACCAGTATCTCTTTCTGGAACTCCTGGAGCTTGTTGATCTGAACCTCAAGTCAATGGGAGACAGTGACGGCTGTCCAAGGTTCCACTTCATGCCGAGATTTGTACGTAAACTTGCAG ATAATGGCAAAGAGATCCTGTCCATGAATGAAGTCCTAAGTTCATTGTTGAAGAACAGCGGCCCCTTGGTACAGCCTGAGGACCTGGCACATCTGCTCAGCATGTCTCAGTACCAGTGGCAGAATTATGCTGACCAGCTCAAGG GTATGGTGGTGACTTGTCCTGGCATGAAGCCCAGCAGCATTCGGGTTGACCAGCTGGATCGAGACCAGGTCAGTGAAGAGACCATCAACTACCCTGTTATTGTCCATTTTGGCATACGTCCACCTCAGCTCTCCTACGCTGGCAATCCGGA GTACCAGAAGGCGTGGCGAGAGTACGTCAAGTTCAGGCACCTGCTGGCCAACATGCCCAAGCCTTCCTTTGAGGACAAGAGGCGACTTGAGGCCAAGGAGAACAGGCTGCAGGAGATGAGAATGACCTCAAAGATGAAGAGAGACGTAACTGTGGCTGTGTCTTCCCAGGGATTCTACAGGACTGGCATTATGTGTGATGTAGTGCAG CACGCAATGTTGCTGCCAGTGCTGGTGTGTCACCTTCGTTTCCACCAGTCCCTTGAGGTGCTGGAGGAATGCATCGGATACAAGTTCCAGACCAGGTTTCTCCTTCAGCTGGCCCTCACCCATCCCTCCTACAG GGAAAACTTTGGCACAAATCCAGATCACGCCAGGAATTCTCTCACCAACTGTGGCATCCGACAGCCAGAGTATGGTGACCGGCGCATCCATTACATGAACACACGGAAGAGAG GCATCAACACTCTCATCAATATCATGTCAAGATTTGGCCGCAACTTGGAGACTGAAAGCAAAATAACGCACAATGAACGCTTGGAATTCTTAGGAGATGCTGTAGTGGAGTTCCTCACTTCCATTCACCTATTCCACTTGTTTCCCAGCTTGGAGGAAGGAGGACTGGCAACGTACAG GGCAGCTATTGTGCAGAACCAGCACCTGGCTGTCCTGGCAGAGAAGTTGCGTTTGGACCAGTTCATGCTGTACGCTCACGGATCAGATCTCTGTCATGACTTTGAGCTACGACACGCCATGGCCAATTGTTTTGAGGCCTTGATGGGGGCAATATTCCTGGATTCTGGTATTGAG GAAGCTGACAAGGTGTTGAGCTCTACCTTGTTCAAGGGAGAGGCTGTGCTGCATTCCATCTGGGTTCACTACCCGCTGCATCCCATCCAAGAGCAGGAGCCTCATGGGGACCGCAAGTGGATCAAGTCCTTCCCCATTCTCACT AAACTGTCCAAGTTTGAGGAGTCCATCGGCGTAGAGTTTAAGCACATCCGGCTGCTGGCTCGCGCCTTCACTGACCGCAGTATTGGCTTCAACAACCTTACTTTGGGCTCCAACCAGCGGCTGGAGTTTCTGGGAGACACAGTCCTTCAGCTGGTGTCCTCAGAGTACCTCTACCGCCACTTTCCCGAGCACCACGAGGGGCATCTCTCA TTACTGCGCTCCTCCTTGGTCAACAACCGCACGCAGGCCGTGGTGTGTGATGACCTGGGCATGACCTCGTACGCCATGTACTCCCACCTGAAGACTGAGCTCAAGACGAAGGACAGAGCTGACCTGCTGGAAGCCTTCCTGGGTGCTCTGTACATTGACAGG GGTCTGAAGTACTGCCGCACATTCTGTCAGGTGTGCTTCTTCCCACGCCTGCACCAGTTCATCATGAACCAGGACTGGAATGACCCCAAGAGCAAGCTGCAGCAGTGTTGCCTTACCCTGCGTACCATGGATGGGGGCGAGCCAGACATTCCCATATACAA agtCATCGAGTGCAAGGGACCCACCAATACCCGTGTGTACACAGTAGCGGTGTACTTTCGGGGCAGACGCCTCGCCAAAGCTTCAGGCCACTCCATCCAGCAGGCCGAGATGAATGCTGCCAGGGAGGCCCTCATGAACTCCAAAG AACTGTTCCCTCAACTGGATCATCAGCGGAGAGTGATTGAAAAAAGTGTCAAGATACAAGGCATTGGCAAGCAGGACTCccaagacagagagaaggagcgtgggagggacaggaatgggaggggacactggagagaggaagaaagacgtggagacagagagagaccaAGAGACAGAGATAAACTAGACAGTAAAGACTTTGAGAGAAccagagatggagaaaaaagagacatgagagagaagtaccaaaacactgcagaTTCTGAAAAATCAACAGAAGCAAAAATATTTGAGAATGACAAATCATATTcagatagggagggagagagagagagaggagagaggaattacacagatggagaaagaggagattctaagagaggaaggacagactTAGAGGATGACAGGAGGTACAGGATGGACAGTGACAACAGCAGGACTTCAGGGGTTGAGCCAAGATCCCGCGGGCACTCCAGATACGTCACTAAGGATGTGGCTGACTCAGACAAGCACCGAGACAGACACAAGGCACACAGCCGCACCAGACGCAGTGAAAGTCCACATGAATTGAACACAAAGAGCACACACCACGCCAGAGATGATTACAGTCGCAAGCAGATCAGGTCCGACTGGTGA